TTCTTAATTGAATGGCTTTTTTTATTTTTATAAAATGATAAATACTTCTTTTTTAGAAAAAATTGCAACGATAATAATTCAGGATTATTCAAATAAACTTGCTGAAACTACTATTATCTTGCCGAATAAAAGAGCTAAAGTTTTTTTAATAGAAGCACTTAAAAAAGAGACTTCAAAAACAATTATTTCGCCTTTAATTATTAGCATTGAAGATTTTATTCAAGATGTAGCATCAGTCAGATCAATAGATTCTATTGAACTTTTGTTTGAGTTTTATAAAGTGTATTTATCTATTACTGAAAAACAAAAACAAGAGTCTTTTGAGTTATTTGCAAATTGGGCGAAAACACTTTTACAGGATTTTAATGAAATTGATCGTTATCTTTTAGATCCACTACACGTTTTATCTTATCTGAAAGATATTGAAGATATAAAAAGATGGGGGATAGAAGTAGAAAACAAAACAAAACTTCTAGAGAATTACATTGATTTCTGGAAACTTCTGCCGCTTTATTACGAGTCACTTTATGATCATTTACTAAGTAAATCTATCGGATATCAAGGATTGATTTATAGAGAAGCTGTTAATAATCTGAATCATTTTTCAAATGCTGTTTCGGAACATAATTTTGTATTCGCCGGATTTAATGCATTAAATGCCGCCGAAGAAAAAATTGTGCAACATTTATTGGCTTTAGATTTAGCTAAAATTTATTGGGATGCAGATCAGGCTTTTTTAAATGATCCTTACCATGATGCCGGGCTTTTTGTTCGTCGTTTTAAGGAAAGTTGGAAACATTATAAATCACATCCTTTCGAATGGATTGTAGATGACTTTTCTCAATCAAAGAATATTCAGGTAATAGGTACTCCAAAAACAATTGGACAAGCTAAACTTACCGGAAGTATTATCGAAAACATTATAACTCAGAATCCTGGTGCATCGCTAGATAAGGTGGCAATAGTATTGGGAGAAGAAAATTTATTGATGCCGGTTTTATATTCATTGCCTGCTTCGGTTGGAGCTTTAAATATAACGATGGGATACTCCGGTAAAAATAATCCTTCTCAAATATTGATTGCCCAATTATTTAAAATGCATACTAATGCGCTTTCTCGTAAAGGTGAAAGTTATGTGTATTATTACAAGGATGTTCTTAGTGTTTTAACACATCCACTGGTCGCTCCCTATGCAAATACAAGTAATTTGGTTAGAATAATCAAGGAGAATAATTACACATTTATTACACACAATAAAATAATAGAGCTTAATGAAAAGCCATCGGAGTTGTTTCAATTATTATTTAAAAAATGGGATGGCAATGCGATAGATGTCCTTGAGAATTTTTCTGCACTTTTAATTCGTATTAAAGGAAATTTTAGCAATGATAATGAAGAAGAGAAAATCGCTAAGTCCTTCGTGTATTCCGTTTTTAAAGTAATTAATAAGCTTATTAATTATTATACTCAACATAAACATATTAACAGTATTCAAACGCTTCATGCAATTTATAAGCAAATTATAGATCTGGCAGAAGTTTCTTTTGAAGGGGAGCCTTTGAGAGGTTTACAGATTATGGGGGTTCTGGAAAGTCGTGTGCTTGATTTTGAAACAGTGATTATAACTTCTATGAATGAAGGTAAATTTCCGGCAGGAAAATCACAAAATTCTTTCATTCCTTATGATGTGAAAAGGGAACTAGGACTACCTACTTTTAAGGAGAAGGATGCTATTTATACGTATCATTTTTATCACTTATTGCAAAGAGCCCAAAACATATATTTGATTTATAATACCGAAAATGATGGTCTGGATGCCGGTGAGCGAAGTCGTTTTATTACACAGCTGGAAGTAGAAAAGAAGGCAAAACACAATTTGACTTTTGATGTTTATAATCCCGTTATACCCAATACTGCTTATGAGCCAATTGTAATCCCAAAATCGGAAGCAGTTATGGTTAGACTGAAAGAAATTGCAGTAGCTGGTTTTTCTCCTTCGGCATTGACAAGTTATATACGAAATCCGATTGATTTTTATTTTCAAAAGATTCTTCGTATTCGTGAAGTAGAGGAGGTTGAAGAAAATATTGCGCTTAATACGCTTGGGACTATAATACACGAGACTTTAAAAAATTTGTATGAGCCTTTTGTTGGGAAATTTATTTCTGAATCTGATATTACAGGCTGTTTTGCTTTGTTAGATAGCGAAGTGCTTAAGCAGTTTAAATTGGTTTATAAAGAGGGTGAAATAAAAAAAGGTCGAAATCTTTTGGCTTTTGAAGTGGCAAAACGTAATGTTTCTAATTTTTTAAAAATGGAATTAGAAGCCATTAAGAATGGAGATGCAATTCAGATTATTGCTTTGGAACAAACTTATGAACGTGAGTTAGTACATCCAAATTTGCCATTTCCGGTTTTAATTAAAGGAAATGTTGACAGGATTGAACTTCGTAACGGAAAAATAAGAATTATCGATTATAAGACCGGAAAAGTAGAAAAGAACAATGTGGTGCTTAAATCATGGAATGGCTTGACTCAGGAGCTTAAAAATGATAAAATTATTCAGGTTTTGGCTTATGCGTTTATGTTTGAGGAAAAGGCTGGAAATACTCCAATTGAAGTTGGAATTATTTCGTTTAAAAATCTTAAATCGGGATTTCTGCCTTTTGGATTTAAAGAAGAGAAAGACTTGGATATAGTGGTAAGTAATGAGATTTTGAAAAACTATATAGAAGAGATTGTTTTATTGTTAAATGAGATTTTTGATATGGATATCCCATTTGAAGAAAAATTAAAATAATGATAAGGAAGCTGCAGAACATATTTGAATTTTTTAAAACCACATTGATGGTTAATTTGCTGGTTTGTTTAATTGCTGTCTTCTTTGGTGGTTTAGATTATTTCTTTATTTTTTTTCTGAGTTTTGGCTTTTTAGCGAGCTTATGCTTCAAGGAATTTTATCGCAAAAATGATTATTTGTTTTATGTTAATAACGGAGTATCTAAAATACAGCTTTTAATATGTAGTTACTTTATGACTTTTTGTACTTCAATTTTATTTGGTTTGGTAATCTTTTTAAAAGGTAAATTATTTTGAAGAAACATACTTTAGAAATTAGCGGTATTCAGAAAAAATTTGGAGAACGGACAATTCTTTCGGATGTTTATTTAAAATGTGAAACTTCTGAAATTATTGGATTGCTGGGACGAAATGGCTCCGGAAAATCTACATTATTAAAAATTGTAGCCGGCCTTGAATCTGTTAATGACAGATGTGTCCGAATCAATTCGGTTTCTTTAAATACTAAAAATGTATTGATGAGCGAGGTTAGTTATCTGGATCAGGATCGGTTTATTCCCAATCATTTATCGGTACAAAAAGCAATTTATTTAGCAATTGAAAAGGAAAACAGAGCCAGTTTTTGTGAAGATGATTTTATCAAAGAGCTTTTGAAGAAAAAAGTAAGGCATTTATCAACTGGTGAAGCGCGCTATCTGGAAATAAAAATTGTGCTTTGGAATTCGTCTTTGTTTGCATTGCTTGATGAACCATATAATGGACTTTCTCCGTTGATGATCGAGAATATTAACGAAATGATTAAAGGCTGCTTAAACAAAAAAGGAATTATTGTTACGGACCACAATTATCAGAATGTATTAAAAATTGCAAATAAATTGGTATTGATAAAAGATGGAAAGACTCATCTGATAAAAGAAAAAGCTGAACTGGTTGAGAAAGGGTATCTTACAAACCAGTCTTTGATTGGATGATTTTTTAAGCCGTAAAAAGTTTATAGAATGGAGTATAGCTTAAAATGTTAAATTTTAGAATTAAATATATTAGGTCAGAACGTTCTGTTTTTAAATGAATGTGCTTTTATTGTTGTATTTTTTTATGTGATCTCTTTATTAATTAAGGAATAAATAAAACCGAAACAAATTGTTATGGTTACCTCTATTTTTAACAAGTGTTTATTGTACAAATTCTATTAATTCAAATAACTTTGGCGTTCTCAAAATGTTTACGATCAGAATAAGATTTGATAAACGATACTATTTTTTGCCCCAACAAAAAAGAAGGAAAAGGCTGTTTCGATATAGATTCGAAATGGCCTTTTCTAATTTAATGAATGTTTTTGTCTTTTAGTAAAAGAAGCTTGTAAGGATCTTCTTTAGTTCTTCTTTGTTTTCTATCTGACTCATGTGTCCGTCATCAAAGGTGATCAATTCTACAGTTGTATCCTCAATTTGTGTCAGACTATCTTCATAACTTAAAACAGGATCTTTTTTTCCTAAAATCAATAAAACAGGAAAACGGTTTTCTTTTAGTAACCACTCTCTGTCTTTTCGTATTTTCATTCCTTCCAAAGAAGCAACAATTCCTTGCAATGGAGTTTTAAGCGCTTGCTCTTTTACTTTTTCAATTTCTTCTGCTAATCGGGTTCTGTTGTTTTCGCTGAATAAATTGGCAATTGCAAGACTCACAAAACTTATGTAATTCTGTTTTACTGCTTTTATAGCGCGTGTTCGGTTAAGTTTTTTCTCGGTACTGTCTTCTTTAGAAGTTGAATTTAGTAAAACTAATTTTTGAATTTTCTGTGGATACAATTCGGCGAAAGCCAAACCAACATAACCGCCCATTGAATGTCCAAGAATGATGGTTTTCTCAATTTTTAAATGTTCCAAAACTTCGTTTACAACATTAGCGTTATCTTCCGTTTCATGAACGTAGCCCAGAGAGTCTGATTCGCCATGCCCTAATAAATCGATCGTAATTATGCGATATTTTTGGGAGAAGAAATCAATATACTCTTTCCACATTTTTTTGTTTTCCAAAAATCCGTGAAGTAAAACAA
The sequence above is drawn from the Flavobacterium sp. N2038 genome and encodes:
- a CDS encoding PD-(D/E)XK nuclease family protein; protein product: MINTSFLEKIATIIIQDYSNKLAETTIILPNKRAKVFLIEALKKETSKTIISPLIISIEDFIQDVASVRSIDSIELLFEFYKVYLSITEKQKQESFELFANWAKTLLQDFNEIDRYLLDPLHVLSYLKDIEDIKRWGIEVENKTKLLENYIDFWKLLPLYYESLYDHLLSKSIGYQGLIYREAVNNLNHFSNAVSEHNFVFAGFNALNAAEEKIVQHLLALDLAKIYWDADQAFLNDPYHDAGLFVRRFKESWKHYKSHPFEWIVDDFSQSKNIQVIGTPKTIGQAKLTGSIIENIITQNPGASLDKVAIVLGEENLLMPVLYSLPASVGALNITMGYSGKNNPSQILIAQLFKMHTNALSRKGESYVYYYKDVLSVLTHPLVAPYANTSNLVRIIKENNYTFITHNKIIELNEKPSELFQLLFKKWDGNAIDVLENFSALLIRIKGNFSNDNEEEKIAKSFVYSVFKVINKLINYYTQHKHINSIQTLHAIYKQIIDLAEVSFEGEPLRGLQIMGVLESRVLDFETVIITSMNEGKFPAGKSQNSFIPYDVKRELGLPTFKEKDAIYTYHFYHLLQRAQNIYLIYNTENDGLDAGERSRFITQLEVEKKAKHNLTFDVYNPVIPNTAYEPIVIPKSEAVMVRLKEIAVAGFSPSALTSYIRNPIDFYFQKILRIREVEEVEENIALNTLGTIIHETLKNLYEPFVGKFISESDITGCFALLDSEVLKQFKLVYKEGEIKKGRNLLAFEVAKRNVSNFLKMELEAIKNGDAIQIIALEQTYERELVHPNLPFPVLIKGNVDRIELRNGKIRIIDYKTGKVEKNNVVLKSWNGLTQELKNDKIIQVLAYAFMFEEKAGNTPIEVGIISFKNLKSGFLPFGFKEEKDLDIVVSNEILKNYIEEIVLLLNEIFDMDIPFEEKLK
- a CDS encoding ATP-binding cassette domain-containing protein yields the protein MKKHTLEISGIQKKFGERTILSDVYLKCETSEIIGLLGRNGSGKSTLLKIVAGLESVNDRCVRINSVSLNTKNVLMSEVSYLDQDRFIPNHLSVQKAIYLAIEKENRASFCEDDFIKELLKKKVRHLSTGEARYLEIKIVLWNSSLFALLDEPYNGLSPLMIENINEMIKGCLNKKGIIVTDHNYQNVLKIANKLVLIKDGKTHLIKEKAELVEKGYLTNQSLIG
- a CDS encoding alpha/beta fold hydrolase codes for the protein MKTLLYKNTKISYSDSGTGNTIVLLHGFLENKKMWKEYIDFFSQKYRIITIDLLGHGESDSLGYVHETEDNANVVNEVLEHLKIEKTIILGHSMGGYVGLAFAELYPQKIQKLVLLNSTSKEDSTEKKLNRTRAIKAVKQNYISFVSLAIANLFSENNRTRLAEEIEKVKEQALKTPLQGIVASLEGMKIRKDREWLLKENRFPVLLILGKKDPVLSYEDSLTQIEDTTVELITFDDGHMSQIENKEELKKILTSFFY